TCTATTGACCGGTCATTGGTCAGAGCCTTATCCAGAATCGAAAACGATCTTGCCAATGGGTTCGCTTTATCTAAAGCCTTTGAGAAGACAAAAATCTTTCCGTGGCTGGTTTTGAATACGCTTAAAGTAGGAGAGAAGTCTGGCAGCTTAGAGCAGGTATTTATTGATCTGGCAAAATATTATTCCAGGGAGGCGGAATTCCTGCACAGTTTAAGGAATGCTGTGATTTATCCTGCGGTAGTGTTCTGTATGCTTATCGGAATCATGTTCTATGTATCATTCAAGGTAATCCCGCATCTGGAAGCGCTTCTGCCCATAAATGGCAGAAGCTATTTTTCTACCAGACTGCTTTTGTTCTTAAGCCATGCCTTAAAGGATTACTGGTTTGTATGCCTGTTGTTACCTCTCGCGGGTATCTTTGTTTACTCAAGATTTAGAAAAAGTTCAGTTGAACGGATAGCTTCTTACTATTATAAAATTCCGCTCTTTGGCCCGGTTGCCAAAGACGCAGCCTTCAGCGCGTTTTTCTCTAACCTTGCAGTGTTACAGCGAAACGGCATCAATATTACTGACGCGCTAAGTTTAATCGAAGAGACTACTTCTTATCAGTTTTTGGCCAGGAAGATCGGTAAGCTTAAGGATTACATCGCAAGCGGATTAAGCTTCTGGCAGGCACTGCAGAAAGATCCTTTCTTTCCGTCGTTTATTTATTATTCGGTAAGAAAAGGTGAAGAGATGGGTTCGCTTGATGAGTATCTGCAGAATCTTTCCGGTTATTATTTTGAGAAGGTTTCCCGGCGCACGCGCATAATTTTAAGTTTTATCCAGCCAGTACTTCTCATATTTTGTGCCTTAATTCTATTATTTGTCGTCTCGGCATTCATCATGCCGGTTTACAGCAATCTATCCAACATTGCAGGAGGCAATGTTAAGTTTTAGGAGGAAGGGAGGTGAAGAGAGAATGAGGTTAAGGAGCAAGAAAAGCGGTTTTACGCTGATTGAACTGGTCCTGGTCATAAGCATTATCGCGCTTTTGATCATGGCTGTGGGTTTAACCAGCGGCATCAGGGAGAACGCCAAGGTGCACTCGGCTTCTGAATCGGTCAAGTCGTTAAGGACCGCTGCGGAAAGTTACATTGCAGCAGGTTCCATGACTTATACCGGTATCACCGTAGCAGGACTGCAGACGTCAGGATTCTTGCCTGCGGCATTCAGTGCAACAGGCTCAAATCCCTGGGGCGGTAACTACGTCATAGCCCCGAACACAGACGCCAATAAGGTGGATATTTCACTTACCGGCGTAAGCGCTTCTGCGGCGTCGCGCCTGAGCGCCTTGTTTTCGAACAGCGCGGCAGCAACAGGCTATGCATCTGAAACATGGACAATAACGTTCTAACTAAAAGGAGGGGTTTTAGTCTAGCAGAGCTTAGCCTTGTGCTTATGCTGGCAGGGGTATTTGTTGCCGCAGCGTTTTATTCTGCGGCAAAAATACGCCAGATTGCTCAAGCCGAAAGGGTAATCGCAGAGCTCGATTCCATCGCTCTGGCAAGTACCAGGTATTACAGCGAGCATGGGGCGTGGCCGGCGGCTTTAGCCGACCTGCGCCCCAGCTACCTGGCGCAGCAGTCAAGCGATGTTAATCCTTTTGGCAATGCTTATGCGATTAGCTCTAATACATCCAGCGTTTCAATATCCACACTCCTGCCAAAAGGTCTGATTACTTCTAAAAGTTATGGCAGCGAGATTGTAGTTGTAAACCAAGGTAATAACGATCTGGTAAGTGTCAGCAAGGCGCCGGAATCAAGAACATGGAAATTAAAATATGAGAAAAAATACATCTATCACCAATAAAAAGGGTTTTTCCTTAATTGAACTCTGCATTGCGCTTGGGGTTCTGGTAATTTTGACCTCATCCATTACGCCTGTTTTTATAAAGAGAATCCAGATTAAGGCTGGGGAAAAGACTGCTCTTGAGATGTCCACAATAGAGCAGGCAGCATTAGCCTATTACGTAACTAATAACGCCTGGCCCGCAAGCATCGTGGCATTACAAACTGCAGGATACTTAAATCCTTCCTGGAGCGCAATTAATCCCTGGCAGAATGCTTATACCATTTCAACGACTAACAGCGCTTTTACAGTCTCAACCACTGTGCCGCAGGAGTGGACAAGCCTTGTGGCAAGGGATCTGCCTACCAGTTCCATAGCCGGTCTTGTTGTCGGCAGCACCGTGCCTGCGCCCGGAAGCGAAAACAATACTCTTTCTATAGGTTCAATTATTATCTGGTCCGGTACAGTCGCTTCCATACCAACAGGCTGGCAGCTTTGCGACGGCACTAATGGCACGCCTGATTTAAGAGATAAGTTTGTGGTGGGGGCACGGCAGGATTCAGGCGGTACAGCCATGACTACTGTATCAGGGGGCCTTACCAAGACAGGTGGAGAGGCAAAGCATACTATGACCATTGCTGAAATGCCACCGCATTCACATAGTTATCGCTGGTGGGCCTATTGGTATTTTTCAGGCAGCTCTGAATTGGCCGCGAAAGGCAGTTTTGATGACAACCGTCAAACTAGCACTGTGGGGGGTGGGCAGCCCTTTAACGTGCTGCCGCCTTATTATGCGCTCTGCTTCATAATGAAAATCTCTTAAAGCAAATGATCTCTAAATTAAAAAGGGTTTTTAGCGTTGTTTTATTCCTGTTTGTTTTATTAGGCAAGGCTTTTGCTCTTGAGTCTACAGACATCCTGGGACTAGTGAGTTTAAACTGCATTGACCTAAGGGTAATCGGCGTCTGCGTAAATCCTATTGGTATTCCCGGGATCATTATCATGTATTGGGAGCCAGTTTTGCTTATTGAGACTGTTAAACGTCCAGGGGACACGGTAATAGATCCACTAAAGCCAGTTATTACGGACATGGCTTCCCAGGGAACTAAAACTCTAATGTCCGGGCTTACAGGACTACCGGTGGTTGTTTCAAGCGGGTCCAGCTCCAGTAAGATAACCGGTACAAACTTGCAGTTTAATGAAGCGCATGTATATGAATTTCCTTTTAGGGATGAAATAATGTCCTTTATTGATATGCAGTGCCCGGATAAGCTTCCTACCGGTTCTTTTATCAAATATCTATCTGAATTGGATTCTGCGGAATGGCGTATAGGCGCTATAGAAGCTTTGCATCCTAAAAGTATTGCCTCGGCAGCAAGCGGTTTAACCTGCGCTGCCACAGGTGCTTTCTTGGATGATCTATGCATGGGATTCTGGGGAGCAACTTATCCTCGCAGAGGTTTTGTTACGCATCAGAGCGAAGTTGTGGGAAGCGCAATAGCCGCAACCAGGGCGGTAAGCATTGCTTCGCTTTTAGGCTCTGCATCGCATATTGTCTTAGAGACTACCGGTTTTATCCCGTCTTTTGAGGCCGATAAGCTGGAGTTGATTTATCCTAATCCATCCGGATGTATCAAAATAGGCCAGCATCCCGCAACTTGGGAATCTGGTAAGTTGTCTGCTTCCGGAAAATACCTCTGGGTATATTGGAGAAGAAGAATATGTTGTATTTATTAAGTGTGATTCTAAGCATTTCCTTATTATTGAATCCCGCCTCTGTTGTGGCGGGCTTTTTTGATGAGAAGGATGCTTTAATACAGCAAAGCGAATGCAACAATTGTCAAAGCGATCCGCTTAATCTAAATCCGGATTTAAAAGATAAGGTTGCTGCGATAGAGAAGAAGATTTCCAGCAATCTTAATAAAAGTAACAACGCTAATGAGATTACTTTGTTTATTGATCTTAGCGACAGTTATTTTGACCAGGTGGTTAATGGTTTAATTAAATTTAAGAATGATAATCCCGGCTGGGCAGTTAAGGGAGTTATTACTGGACGCAGAGATAGTTTAAAACAAAAACTGCTTACAAAGCAGAAATTCTTCAGCTCTGGTATTGAATTTAGTATCGACCTAAGCGGTAACCTCGCAAAAGAGTTTAATATTATCAAGACGCCGGTTTATTTGATTACCCACAATGGTAGCCAGCAAAAACTAACTGGATTATCCGATTTTAATGAGTTCATATCAAAACTTGATAAATGAGAGTATTTATTCTTGTGCTTATTATTTTTTTATCGCATCTTGCTTTGGCAAAAGCAGAGACTGTTTTTAGGTATGAACGGATTGATTTTTTCCAAAATACGGAGACACAAAAAGAACCAACAACTGATACCAACAGTTCCCCTGAAGTTATTCCAGATGAATGGGCTGAGCCGATAATCAGCCCAACAGGACAGGTAACTATTTATTTACCGCCCAAGGAAGTAAGGGATTTCCTTAATAATCCTGATCCGGAAAACGCCAAGGCATATCTACAATGGAACCTAAAAAGAATTAAAAAATTCCTTTTAGCGCAGGAGTTATTAAGAAAAGAAGCAAAGGAGCTTGAAGTAATGAAG
This is a stretch of genomic DNA from Candidatus Omnitrophota bacterium. It encodes these proteins:
- a CDS encoding type II secretion system F family protein, which codes for MERKGIFDFGTGHRSASLKRYNLYRRGRKDTRINMYYRYSVLTPTGNEIGGFDQGSYAEISNRLKEKNYYILSMEADFFKSVKFVLEKKTIKPQILSIFFEDLANMLKTGIAMNEAISALRESSIDRSLVRALSRIENDLANGFALSKAFEKTKIFPWLVLNTLKVGEKSGSLEQVFIDLAKYYSREAEFLHSLRNAVIYPAVVFCMLIGIMFYVSFKVIPHLEALLPINGRSYFSTRLLLFLSHALKDYWFVCLLLPLAGIFVYSRFRKSSVERIASYYYKIPLFGPVAKDAAFSAFFSNLAVLQRNGINITDALSLIEETTSYQFLARKIGKLKDYIASGLSFWQALQKDPFFPSFIYYSVRKGEEMGSLDEYLQNLSGYYFEKVSRRTRIILSFIQPVLLIFCALILLFVVSAFIMPVYSNLSNIAGGNVKF
- a CDS encoding type II secretion system protein, translated to MRLRSKKSGFTLIELVLVISIIALLIMAVGLTSGIRENAKVHSASESVKSLRTAAESYIAAGSMTYTGITVAGLQTSGFLPAAFSATGSNPWGGNYVIAPNTDANKVDISLTGVSASAASRLSALFSNSAAATGYASETWTITF
- a CDS encoding prepilin-type N-terminal cleavage/methylation domain-containing protein — its product is MDNNVLTKRRGFSLAELSLVLMLAGVFVAAAFYSAAKIRQIAQAERVIAELDSIALASTRYYSEHGAWPAALADLRPSYLAQQSSDVNPFGNAYAISSNTSSVSISTLLPKGLITSKSYGSEIVVVNQGNNDLVSVSKAPESRTWKLKYEKKYIYHQ
- a CDS encoding prepilin-type N-terminal cleavage/methylation domain-containing protein → MRKNTSITNKKGFSLIELCIALGVLVILTSSITPVFIKRIQIKAGEKTALEMSTIEQAALAYYVTNNAWPASIVALQTAGYLNPSWSAINPWQNAYTISTTNSAFTVSTTVPQEWTSLVARDLPTSSIAGLVVGSTVPAPGSENNTLSIGSIIIWSGTVASIPTGWQLCDGTNGTPDLRDKFVVGARQDSGGTAMTTVSGGLTKTGGEAKHTMTIAEMPPHSHSYRWWAYWYFSGSSELAAKGSFDDNRQTSTVGGGQPFNVLPPYYALCFIMKIS